The following proteins come from a genomic window of Pseudomonas sp. J452:
- a CDS encoding alpha/beta hydrolase translates to MTVKSNAMQASTDSQKPKKSAQVPLALQVMRTAFKAYGMVSAKGAGKWANSMWFSPRRSKESSQAAMFLADADEVIELKSGHLTVPVYSWGMGEKSVLLVHGWEGRSAQLSEFVAPLTSLGLRVLCFDGPAHGRMPGKQTHIGEFADIISLVDSKICKLHGIVAHSLGCTGAVRAAALGVNAKKIVCISPMANLNNAVKNFSALLDLPTKVEKEHRRLLEARFGQDVWMEYSIDSLAKRVKAEGLLIHDQGDREIAHGQSLAIGKHWHNSTLITTQSLGHRKILRDGEVVQQVKAFFA, encoded by the coding sequence ATGACCGTGAAGTCCAATGCAATGCAAGCCTCCACCGATAGCCAGAAACCCAAGAAGTCGGCGCAAGTGCCGCTGGCTTTGCAGGTGATGCGTACCGCTTTCAAAGCCTATGGGATGGTGTCCGCCAAAGGTGCCGGCAAGTGGGCTAACAGCATGTGGTTTTCTCCGCGACGCTCGAAAGAGTCGTCGCAGGCAGCGATGTTTCTGGCCGATGCCGATGAGGTGATCGAACTGAAGTCCGGACACCTGACTGTACCGGTCTATTCCTGGGGGATGGGTGAAAAGAGCGTGCTGTTGGTGCATGGCTGGGAAGGTCGGAGCGCCCAGTTGTCCGAGTTCGTTGCGCCACTCACCTCTTTGGGCTTGCGTGTGCTGTGCTTCGACGGCCCAGCTCATGGCCGTATGCCGGGCAAGCAAACCCACATTGGAGAATTCGCGGATATCATCAGCTTGGTCGATAGCAAGATTTGCAAGCTGCACGGCATCGTCGCCCATTCGTTGGGCTGTACTGGCGCGGTGCGAGCAGCGGCACTAGGCGTCAACGCCAAGAAGATTGTGTGCATCAGCCCCATGGCCAATCTCAACAACGCGGTGAAGAATTTTTCCGCCCTGCTGGATCTGCCGACCAAGGTGGAGAAAGAACATCGCCGGCTGTTGGAGGCGCGGTTTGGCCAAGATGTATGGATGGAATATTCCATCGATTCACTGGCAAAGCGGGTGAAGGCGGAAGGGCTACTCATCCACGACCAAGGTGACCGTGAAATCGCCCATGGCCAATCCCTCGCCATCGGCAAGCACTGGCACAACAGCACGCTGATTACCACGCAGTCCTTGGGACATCGCAAGATCCTGCGCGATGGCGAAGTCGTGCAACAGGTGAAGGCGTTTTTCGCCTAG
- a CDS encoding outer membrane lipoprotein-sorting protein has translation MTAWAGSTEDQGLEIARQADRHDSGWVGLTADMTMTLRNKQGEESIRVLRIKSLEVENDGNKNLVAFDQPKDVRGTALLTHSHTVEADDQWLYLPALKRVKRIASQNKSGPFMGSEFAFEDFSSQEVEKYRYAYVTEEACPTVADETCFVIERYPVDSYSGYTKQVVWLDQREYRIYKVDYYDRKNSLLKTLSNTGYMQYNEHYWRPTQSLMENHQTDKSTLLEWRNIRFTTQISQSEFTQSSLERAR, from the coding sequence ATGACGGCATGGGCCGGCAGCACCGAGGACCAAGGACTGGAGATTGCCCGCCAGGCGGATCGGCACGACAGTGGCTGGGTCGGTCTGACGGCGGACATGACCATGACACTGCGTAACAAGCAAGGGGAGGAAAGCATCCGGGTGCTGCGCATCAAGTCTCTGGAAGTGGAAAATGACGGTAACAAGAACCTCGTGGCCTTCGACCAGCCCAAGGATGTGCGTGGCACCGCCCTGCTGACCCACTCGCACACCGTGGAAGCAGACGATCAATGGCTTTACTTGCCGGCCTTGAAGCGGGTCAAACGGATCGCCTCTCAAAACAAAAGTGGTCCGTTTATGGGCAGCGAGTTCGCCTTCGAGGATTTCAGCTCCCAGGAAGTAGAAAAGTACCGTTATGCCTATGTGACAGAAGAAGCCTGCCCCACTGTCGCCGACGAGACATGCTTTGTGATCGAGCGTTATCCCGTGGATAGCTATTCCGGCTACACCAAACAGGTGGTTTGGCTCGATCAGCGGGAGTATCGCATTTACAAGGTCGACTACTACGACCGCAAGAACTCTCTGTTGAAGACTTTGAGCAATACCGGCTACATGCAATATAACGAGCACTATTGGCGGCCGACCCAAAGCCTGATGGAAAACCATCAAACGGATAAAAGCACTCTGTTGGAATGGCGCAACATCCGCTTTACCACTCAAATTTCCCAGAGCGAGTTCACCCAGTCAAGTCTTGAGCGAGCACGCTGA
- a CDS encoding GlxA family transcriptional regulator, with protein MLDIFSTANYCIDQLYRDEVDHFFSVKVITEKGEPVVAYNGQRITPDGACSELDDTDIVIVAPVMPAIYDLKQVKQRLTKLQAQAVWLKSQAQKGCYIGSVCTGSLLLAEAGLLQGRSATTHWKIAPIFHQLYPGVELKKNLLVVKDGPVISAGGSTAYFDLCLSLIKQMSNNEVMNACTRLMIFNRQEETQSPYEVFTPVRDHNDQQIQRVQDWLEFNYHSRFTIDELASRFGMQMRNFQRRFRLATGEAPNSYLQKVRVEAAKNRLQMTSETLSNIIEKVGYDDISSFSRLFKKITGLTVSDYRMKFSQAV; from the coding sequence ATGTTGGACATTTTTTCCACCGCCAACTACTGCATAGATCAGTTATATAGGGATGAGGTCGACCATTTCTTTTCCGTCAAGGTGATTACTGAAAAGGGCGAGCCGGTGGTGGCCTACAATGGTCAGCGCATCACGCCCGATGGTGCCTGTTCCGAACTGGACGACACCGATATCGTCATCGTTGCGCCGGTGATGCCGGCAATCTACGACCTTAAGCAAGTGAAACAGCGGTTGACGAAACTGCAGGCTCAGGCGGTTTGGTTGAAGTCTCAAGCGCAGAAGGGTTGTTATATTGGCAGTGTCTGTACGGGTAGCCTTCTGTTGGCCGAGGCCGGTCTGCTGCAGGGTCGCTCCGCGACAACGCACTGGAAAATAGCCCCGATCTTCCATCAACTTTATCCCGGCGTGGAATTGAAGAAGAACCTGCTGGTGGTCAAGGATGGCCCCGTTATCAGCGCAGGTGGATCGACAGCCTATTTCGACCTCTGCCTGAGCCTTATCAAGCAGATGAGTAATAACGAAGTGATGAATGCCTGCACTCGACTGATGATATTCAATCGGCAGGAGGAGACTCAGTCGCCCTACGAAGTTTTTACCCCAGTCAGGGACCATAATGACCAGCAGATCCAGCGTGTTCAGGATTGGCTGGAGTTCAATTACCACAGCCGTTTCACTATTGATGAACTCGCCTCTCGGTTTGGCATGCAAATGCGCAACTTTCAGCGCCGTTTTCGCTTAGCAACGGGGGAGGCGCCCAATTCCTATCTGCAGAAGGTTCGTGTGGAAGCGGCTAAAAATCGTTTGCAGATGACTAGCGAAACACTGTCCAACATTATCGAGAAAGTGGGCTACGACGATATCAGCTCCTTCAGTCGCTTATTCAAAAAGATCACCGGGTTGACCGTTAGTGACTATCGGATGAAGTTCAGTCAAGCAGTGTGA
- a CDS encoding zinc-binding dehydrogenase, protein MRLFDVSANVLPAAMKVVQLKEFFDPSARFPRDQTDLMKNLVVTEMPVPRPKAGEVLIKIEAAPIQPADFWYMQGRYGKVDRPPMVPGIEGAGTVVAAGSGVMPRMLLGQKVSCGSAQGYTGTWAQYMVTKADMCIPLLPWLDIEQGAMLMANPLSAWKLLDMARTRKARALANNGAASALGRCLLHLARKAGMTLINIVDRPEQARLLRELGAEWVIDRSQSDYQDAMNSLFQRHRVTLALDTLAGSASNEMLAAMPEGGELLIYGGLSEEAPPIDLSSIIFRNKKVSGFWVTPWAMAQNKLRMAKIALCLQNDLHRGMAITVKERISLEQVPASIDGYLKCMTEGKYMINPFR, encoded by the coding sequence ATGAGGCTATTCGACGTATCCGCGAACGTGCTCCCTGCAGCCATGAAAGTGGTGCAGTTGAAGGAGTTTTTTGACCCTAGTGCTCGCTTCCCCCGCGACCAGACCGATCTTATGAAAAACCTGGTGGTGACGGAGATGCCAGTGCCCCGGCCCAAGGCGGGTGAAGTACTGATCAAGATCGAAGCGGCGCCCATTCAGCCCGCCGATTTTTGGTACATGCAGGGGCGTTACGGCAAGGTTGATCGGCCGCCGATGGTGCCGGGTATTGAAGGCGCTGGTACGGTGGTGGCCGCCGGATCCGGCGTGATGCCGCGGATGCTACTGGGCCAGAAGGTATCGTGCGGATCGGCTCAGGGCTATACCGGCACCTGGGCGCAGTACATGGTCACTAAAGCCGACATGTGCATTCCGCTGCTGCCTTGGCTCGATATCGAGCAGGGCGCCATGCTGATGGCCAATCCGCTTTCGGCCTGGAAGCTGCTCGATATGGCTCGTACTCGCAAGGCGCGTGCTCTGGCCAACAACGGCGCCGCTAGTGCCCTAGGGCGTTGCTTGCTTCATCTGGCGAGAAAAGCTGGCATGACCCTGATCAATATCGTGGACCGGCCGGAGCAGGCACGACTGCTCCGAGAACTCGGTGCGGAGTGGGTGATAGACCGCAGCCAGAGCGATTATCAGGATGCGATGAACAGCCTGTTCCAGCGTCATCGGGTCACCCTGGCGCTAGATACTCTCGCCGGATCCGCCTCCAACGAAATGCTGGCGGCCATGCCGGAGGGCGGCGAGCTGCTGATTTACGGTGGGCTGTCGGAGGAAGCGCCACCGATTGATCTGTCCTCGATCATTTTCAGAAACAAAAAGGTATCGGGGTTTTGGGTGACACCATGGGCCATGGCGCAAAACAAGCTGCGGATGGCCAAGATAGCCCTGTGCCTGCAGAACGATTTGCATCGGGGCATGGCGATTACGGTAAAGGAAAGGATATCGCTCGAACAGGTTCCGGCCTCGATTGATGGTTATTTGAAGTGCATGACGGAAGGTAAATACATGATCAATCCATTCCGGTGA